A window of the Cryptosporidium parvum Iowa II chromosome 7, whole genome shotgun sequence genome harbors these coding sequences:
- a CDS encoding protein containing ringfinger+4xC2H2+littlefinger domains — translation MKGKPKGRTEPRLFAKDIKQWVNTNILDHKYEKETIYGGKFGKNKDNLASKDKLCGICMSNLVVFGLDFSLKCFHAICWCCTLRLRYLLKSKECPFCKNTIETLFFTSNPRYFEYLIDDSLEGVADRSLDSDKQEGMNIIEANLGHPKLEQVPKSLIDEKIGVIYESFACRWVFERILEYRCWFPNCRPKFPTKDSEDLHNNLKSYKNTKALGEHLFQDHHVKCCYVCIEKRKTMLLPEHYLYGVKDLSRHLKKGEMFLKPPILPHISCPICKVWCLDKEDFSDHVRNEHFSCQICEEKELSRQSGLFSESSRNEETDLNENNQEGVDELDDEEESTNRVGAQESNSLTRENRLPKITYVYRDYQALKEHWRQKHYPCDHENCMFIVFENESELIFHKATHHSAVNRRGNVTVPIVNSYRQQSQRRVNQLNSSQTTNQRVSNPIDISTPSLCAMDELSNTILTRIKREKPLLWRLVLIHDLNKCIQVVGDEITVKLGLEEKCRDFSSWSLQVINDLFSRNETMIGIIQKLGSTYIKREISAKSFIIEMVALLWGSSHNHSNNTNILQGVKKQFKSIATSPSSFKIFFSPIPEPITIFEDTLKERSGTYKRIPAQLVDRILAEEANWSLLYSDVISMILIALILGLPNIENRRELIKALTSLKDDIQEKNITIISNTSFPRFSFGNLQSSIEIERLKIHPQENTENQIQENINKKQIKQKFISFEKLIKPDEMLISQKVTFLESLNSFLTACFSKISLSQFSEFLPEASDKEKIFDKFKILIGSQTSTEINALSSLYQHTSSLVSSANTIERILGLRAPFYRLAMNTTTFPEDSQTPSTITESLAHRQWLNICTKAFNKICLYDVEIILIYCKACIKTLNDPNFLLLEKQKEELYEKNKEENSSESAPKTVNAHSGVISHSKSLAPSLTSLNSLKINTSGNWTSKTYLSSNSSAPKTVIASSSPIQSGTSFSSTTVSSSSATSSSYQPTTNKPNSIGKTANYAQALKSKESTAKPANENESKPKGIFEFPELISKGENKGKARMKPENPPKWVCILCTHVNSGTRNRCQICSTRK, via the coding sequence aTGAAGGGAAAACCAAAAGGAAGGACTGAGCCCAGATTGTTTGCAAAGGACATTAAGCAATGGGTTAATACGAATATTTTGGATCATAAGTATGAAAAGGAGACGATATATGGAGGGAAATTCGGGAAAAACAAAGACAATTTGGCTTCTAAAGATAAGTTATGTGGGATATGTATGAGCAATCTTGTGGTCTTTGGGCTTGACTTTTCTCTTAAATGTTTTCATGCTATTTGTTGGTGTTGTACTCTTAGATTAAGGTATTTGTTAAAGAGTAAGGAGTGTCCATTTTGTAAGAATACTATAGAAACTTTATTCTTTACTTCCAATCCAAGATATTTTGAGTATTTAATAGATGATTCCCTTGAAGGAGTTGCTGACAGATCTTTGGATTCTGATAAGCAGGAGGGaatgaatataattgaaGCTAATTTGGGTCATCCAAAATTGGAGCAAGTCCCAAAGTCTCTAATTGATGAAAAGATTGGTGTCATATATGAATCTTTTGCTTGTAGATGGGTATTTGAGCGTATATTGGAGTATAGGTGTTGGTTTCCAAACTGTAGGCCTAAATTCCCTACCAAAGACTCTGAAGATCTCCATAACAATTTAAAGTCATACAAGAATACTAAAGCTTTGGGTGAACATCTTTTTCAAGATCACCATGTAAAGTGCTGTTATGTATGTATTGAGAAGAGGAAAACTATGTTATTACCTGAACATTATTTGTATGGAGTGAAAGATCTTTCTCGTCACTTAAAAAAGGGAGAAATGTTCCTCAAGCCTCCAATACTACCCCACATTTCTTGTCCAATCTGTAAGGTTTGGTGTCTAGATAAAGAGGATTTTTCTGATCATGTTAGGAATGAACACTTTTCTTGCCAGATTTGTGAAGAAAAAGAGCTTTCTAGGCAATCAGGACTTTTCTCTGAAAGTTCTAGAAATGAAGAAACTGATCTAAATGAGAATAATCAAGAAGGAGTGGATGAAttagatgatgaagaagaatcAACTAATAGAGTTGGAGCTCAAGAGAGTAACTCATTAACTCGTGAAAATAGGCTTCCCAAAATCACATATGTTTATAGAGATTACCAGGCATTAAAGGAACACTGGAGACAGAAACACTATCCATGTGATCACGAAAATTGTATGTTTATTGTATTTGAGAATGAGTCAGAATTGATATTCCACAAAGCTACTCATCACTCTGCAGTAAATAGAAGAGGAAATGTCACAGTTCCAATTGTGAATAGTTATAGACAACAAAGTCAAAGAAGAGTAAATCAGTTGAATTCATCTCAAACAACAAATCAACGTGTAAGTAATCCAATAGATATATCAACTCCATCTTTATGTGCCATGGATGAGCTTAGTAATACTATTCTAACTAGGATTAAACGAGAAAAACCCCTACTTTGGAGACTTGTTTTGATTCACGATCTCAACAAATGTATTCAAGTTGTAGGAGATGAAATCACGGTCAAACTTGGACTTGAAGAGAAATGTAGAGATTTCAGCTCCTGGAGCTTACAAGTGATAAATGATCTTTTTTCTAGAAATGAAACAATGATTGGAATTATTCAGAAACTTGGGTCAACttatattaaaagagaGATTTCTGCTAAAAGTTTCATTATTGAAATGGTAGCTCTTCTGTGGGGAAGCTCTCATAACCattctaataatacaaatattcttcaaGGCGTAAAGAAACAATTCAAAAGTATTGCAACCTCTCCAAGCTCTTTTAAGATCTTCTTCTCACCAATTCCTGAGCCAATAACTATCTTTGAAGATACTCTTAAAGAGAGATCTGGAACATATAAGAGAATTCCTGCTCAACTTGTGGATAGAATCCTTGCAGAAGAAGCAAATTGGTCCTTATTATACTCAGATGTAATTTCAATGATATTAATTGCATTAATTTTAGGACTCCCTAATATAGAGAATAGAAgggaattaattaaagctTTAACAAGCCTTAAAGATGACATCCAAGAGAAAAACATTAcaattatttccaatacAAGTTTTCCAAGATTCTCTTTTGGGAATTTACAGAGCTCAATAGAGATAGAAAGGCTAAAAATTCATCCTCAAGAAAATACAGAGAATCAAATACaggaaaatattaataagaagcaaataaaacaaaagtTCATTTCATTTGAGAAGCTCATTAAACCAGATGAAATGCttatttctcaaaaagTTACCTTTTTGGAATCCCTAAACTCGTTTCTCACAGCTTGTTTTTCAAAAATCTCTCTTTCTCaattttcagaatttttGCCAGAGGCATcagataaagaaaagatctttgataaatttaaaatcttGATTGGATCACAAACCTCAACTGAAATCAATGCTCTATCTTCTCTATACCAACATACTAGCAGCTTAGTTTCTTCAGCAAACACTATAGAACGAATTCTAGGACTTAGAGCTCCATTCTATAGGCTAGCTATGAATACTACAACATTTCCAGAAGATTCCCAAACTCCAAGTACAATTACTGAGTCTTTGGCGCACAGGCAATGGCTTAATATCTGTACTAAAGCATTCAACAAGATTTGTCTCTACGATGTTGAGATCATTCTTATATACTGTAAAGCTTGCattaaaactttaaatGATCCGAACTTCCTTCTTTTAGAGAAGCAGAAAGAAGAGTTATACGAGAAAAACAAGGAAGAAAATTCATCTGAGTCTGCTCCAAAAACTGTGAATGCTCACTCTGGAGTTATATCccattcaaaatctttGGCACCTTCTCTGACATCTTTGAATTCACTTAAAATTAACACTTCTGGAAATTGGACTTCTAAAACTTATTTGAGCTCAAACAGTTCTGCTCCAAAAACTGTGATAGCCTCGTCCTCACCAATTCAATCTGGTACCTCGTTTTCCTCTACTACTGTATCCTCTTCCTCTGCAACATCCTCTTCCTACCAGCCCACAACCAATAAACCGAATTCAATCGGAAAGACAGCAAACTATGCTCAAGctttaaaatcaaaagaatCTACGGCCAAACCGgctaatgaaaatgaatcaaaGCCTAAAGGAATTTTTGAGTTTCCTGAACTTATTAGTAAAGGTGAAAACAAAGGAAAAGCTCGCATGAAACCAGAAAACCCGCCTAAATGGGTCTGTATACTTTGCACACACGTTAATTCAGGCACTAGAAATAGATGCCAAATCTGTAGCACTCGGAAATAG
- a CDS encoding hypothetical protein (Trp and Cys-rich motif similar to step II splicing factor SLU7), whose product MNVQRISNKASVFLNHKHFHPGNSKNREKVWLAEEKLKEEERKQEELLKKRKKEWEIEELRRDLRQSNKKVKNQLKVQSEVEEVIDKSKQLHDVLVDKARANKSWVKSELYEEDVFLGNHSSVWGSYYDPNVKKWGFKCCKNLKRSSVCSAYNKSKSQISNSSYNTSISELFNSDTKYQSKSDTSEHNINNNAGLLLLNQGKPFSKQQKGVSEFLNILKQSQPKSSN is encoded by the coding sequence ATGAATGTTCAGAGGATTAGTAATAAGGCTTCAGTTTTTCTGAACCACAAACACTTTCATCCAGGTAACTCAAAGAATAGAGAAAAGGTATGGTTAGCCGAAGAGAAGCTTAAAGAGGAGGAGAGAAAACAGGAGGAGCTTCTTAAGAAGAGGAAAAAGGAATGGGAGATTGAGGAACTCAGAAGAGATCTTAGGCAATCCAATAAGAAGGTAAAAAACCAATTAAAGGTTCAATCAGAGGTTGAGGAAGTTATCGATAAGAGTAAACAGCTACATGATGTGTTAGTTGATAAAGCAAGAGCTAACAAAAGTTGGGTCAAGTCAGAATTATATGAAGAGGATGTTTTTTTAGGAAATCATTCTTCTGTATGGGGATCATATTACGATCCAAATGTGAAAAAATGGGGATTCAAGTGTTGTAAAAACTTGAAAAGAAGTTCAGTTTGCTCAGCTTACAATAAATCTAAGTCTCAAATATCAAACTCTTCTTATAACACTTCAATTTCTGAGCTATTCAACTCAGATACAAAATATCAATCAAAATCGGATACCTCTGaacataatattaataataacgCTGGGCTTCTCTTGTTGAATCAAGGAAAACCATTTTCAAAACAACAAAAAGGAGTTTCTGAATTCCTTAATATACTTAAGCAATCCCAACCTAAATCATCAAACTAA